GCATGTGACAGTATTCTATTTATATTTACATGTTTCACCATACTTCCTGATTTTTCATGCCCTCAAAGGCTGTAATGAAATGTCTGAAAAGGTCAAATACAGATAAACTTCTTATGCTCCTTTTTTGGTGAGCTGTCAGTTGTTTCCATAAAGATAGCTCTGAGTTCAGTCATTTTATACACCCATTGATCCACTTACTTCACCCTTAAACTCTTGCAGCACTTACCCCTTATTAACCTGGAATTAGGAGCCTAAACCTAAATTTAGAATAATATCCCTTGGCTGGCAGTTGGCACGACCAAATGATATCATTCTGAAACAACTGTTTCAACAAGCTCATTTTTCTTGAGTATTTTGGTAAAACCTATGCCATTTATTTAGTTGTGCAGTTTAGATGTTCCCTTTTCTAATTCTCCTTTGCTGAAAGGAGAATTGAAAGCCCCAAGAGGTTTCTAGTGAGGAATTTATTCAAATACACAAGATGTGGTATTTGGTGTTGAACTGAGCTAAGAATTATCCTAAGATTTTGTTGTTTATGAGCTGTGGGAGACCTGGGTTTCTTTTTGTAGATGTGACATCTGTGGTCTTAAAAACTCATCTACCATCAGTATTTTTGGATAATTCTTAATATGGTCTGATGAATCAcatcctgcaaaaaaaatgcagttTTCTCCAAGAGCAATTAACTTGGAGCTTTGTATATCAGATGTACAGAAGAAACACTTAAACACTTCTCAAATAGTttcagaaaggtttttttttttttttttaataccgagCTAAATTGTGGATCTGATATCTGTGATTACTGGTGCCCTAGAAAGAGGTTTGTGTTTATTTACAACTTACTTCAAAAGTATTGAAAGTATATTtaaaacactaagggccctgtttactaagccgtgctgtaggcgcactaactttttagcatgctagagacacccataggagtatatgggtgtctctagcattagtgcatgctaatttttagtatgcgctaaaatgttagcgtgcctacggtgcagcttagtaaagagggccctaaggggggaagttattaatATGGGCTACTATtgagacaggttattttactgttaacccaggttattagtgactaggtctcattgcataaaatggaacctgtgctaaaatagtacgagttagtggtaaaataacccacctTAACTTTAGCTCACTTTAACAACTTCCTCCTAAGTGAAGGAATAAAAATGTCTTAAATCTACAAAAAAATATGAGTTTGTATAACATACAACAGTACTGCTGTTTTGTGCCATGTACTCAATAAACTGGCTGCCAGGATGGAAGTATAAAAAGTTCTTTTGAAATAAGCTTCCGATAAGCTGTAACTATTCCATTCTAATTGGTTCATTTTTCTGTTAACAGAGAGTTCTTGAGTTGGAAAGCTCCCTGGTCAAGTGTTCACAAGATGGCAAAAATCTATCTTTGGAAATGTCTACACAGATTGAATCTTTAAAAAACCAGCATAATGTAGAGATTACCAACATGGTTGCAAAGCACAAGGAAGAACTAGATTACATTCGAAAGGAGCAGGAACAGCTGTGGACAGAGAAGTTGCAGCTCTTAAAACAAGAGCACCAGTTACTTCTGCAGGAGATACAAGAGAAACACAAACAGGAACTTGAAATGcagttgaaagaaaaagaaaatgcattCCACACACATGTTAAGCAAATGAATGAAAAAACATTAGAGAAGCTTGATGTAAAGCAGACTGAGCTGGAAGCGCTATCTGCAGAGCTATCAGAAGCTGCACAGGTGCgtctgagcctggagcagaagCTGTCTATGTTGGAGGATACCAAAGTGACTTTAAGGCAAGAATGGGAGGCCATGTTGGAACAAGAAAGAGACCAACACAAGGTGCAGATCGAATCCATTGAAAAAGAGCATACTGCATCTGCTGAAGGGGTTGAGAAAGCACTCCGAGAAGAAATCAGTTGTTTCAAGCTTCTCATAGAGGAGAAAGGAAAACATCTGGAGGAATTACTGTCACAAGAGCAGAAATTAAAGGAAATAACTGAAAAGGCTGAAACTGAACTCAAAGTAGTATCTGCTAAACTTGAAGATGCCAATCAGTGGCACCAGAAGTACTCTGATGGTCAagaaaaactgaaacttaatGAAGCACAGTTGACAGCATTACAGCAGACATTGACAATTATGGAAGCAGACAAAGATCGTTTTAAAGAACAGCTAACACTAACTGAATCCCAAATGAATAATGTTAGCGCCGAACTAGAGTCTTACAAATCACAAGTACAAGAATTAAAGCAGCATCTGGAAGAGCAGAGCAGAGAAGCAGTGGAAAAAATTGCTTCCTTGACGCAACAATTTGAATGTCATATCAAAGACCTCGCCAAGGAGAAAGAGcaagcaaacaaaaaagtgaCAGAACAAGAAGAGGAGATTGTCCAAATAAAAGGGCTACAAAGTCAACAAGTTGAAGACTTGAAACAGCAGCTATCAAAGAGTGAGGGGGAAATTAGTGCTTTGCAAAGTGAGTATGAAAACAAATTAAAGAGTCAAGGAGGCAAAATGGAAAAAATTAAACAGAAAGCAAAGGACATGCAGGAAACATTCAAAAACAAACTTTCAGAGCAGGAAATAAAGCTTAAAAAAGAGCTTGAAGAAAAGCAGTTGCAatttaatgaaaaagaaaaacagttcaATGAAAAAATGCTTGAAATGGCTCATGCAAGCTCAGTTGGAATTGATGACACTGTGTCAAAATTGGAGCTAAACCAAAAGGAGCAACTAGAGAGCCTCACTGAAGCTCACAGACAGAAAATGGAAGAGTTAGTACAGACCTGGGAAAAAAAACTTGGCCAACATATTGAGGAGCTTCAAGAAAAGCATGAGATAGAATTGCAAGAAAAAGAGCAGCAAGTTTCAGAGTTGAAACACAAATTCCAtatagagaaagaggagacaagcAAACTGATCATGCACCTAAAGGAAGAGCAAGGTAAGAAAGATGACTCTTTGAATGAACTGCAAGAGCAGTTGAGGCAAACCTCATCACAGTTGAGCACTTTGTCACAAAGAGGAGCAGACCTGACACAAGAATTAGAAAAGCTGAAGGCAGACCTGAACCAAGCATTGCATGAAAAGACTATATTTCAGACTCAGCTGAGTGAGGTGAAGGCAGCTGAAGGAAAGGACAAGATTCGGGTTAATGAACTTTTTAACTTGTTAGAAGCAGCAGAGGGAAAACTACAAACTCTGGAGACTTTGCATTTTAAAGAACATGATGATTATGAGGAAAAATTGGAGAAGAGACTCTCAGAAATTCAGCAAAAAGAAACTGAACTTCAGAAGCTATCAGAAAAAATAACAGCACAGATAGAAATATATGTCAATGAAGCAGAAGTAAAAGGCAAAGACCTTAATAAAAAATGCAATGATAAAGTGAATGCTCTGCTAGCCAGAATTTTATGTTTCCAGAAATGGACAGTTAAAGTCAAAGAAGCAATATTAATTCAGGCAGGTAGAATTTCTGAACTAGAAGCACAGATTGAGCAAATAACAAGCCAGCATGCTTCACTAACCAGTTCTTTACATCTGTCAGTGCAAGATTTGCAAGAAAAGGAAAACCAAATTATAGCCATGAAAGATGATCTACAGTGTCTTATTCTAGAAAAAGATACCTTAAAAAAAGAATGGGAGCACCAGCAGCAGGATGCATCTGAGAAAGGAGCATGCATCACACAGCTCAAGAAAGATTTATCTGAGAATATGAATGCTGTTACTTCAGTGAGGAAAGAGCTTAATGAAAAACAATCCCAGATTTCATCTCTTAATGATTTGGTAAAGGAACTCAAAGGTAAATTAGAAAATAGTGTGGGTTTTGCAGAAAACGAAGCAGCCCTTTCTCTTTTGAGAAAGCAGCATGAAGAGGATCTTCTGAAGTCAGTAAATCAAGTGCAAGACTTGTCATCCAGGCTCGAGGTACTTAATCAAGAGAAAACATCTGCTCTTGAACAGATTGATCACTGGAAGAACAAATCTGCAGACTGGAAGAAAAAAGCTGAAATAAAGTTTACTCAGAGCCATAATACCATCCAAGAATTACAGGGAAAGCTTGAGATTCATAGCAAAGAGAATGATGAGAAAGAGCAACGGTTGCAGAGGTTGAAGGAAGAATTTGATGAGCAGAGCAGTAATTTAAATAGTTTGAAGGATGAGATGGGGCAAATGCAGACAATGAAAGAAAAACATCAGTTTGATTTGTCTAGTGCACTTGAAACCCAAAAGGCACGTGTTGCTGAGATGGAGGAGCTTATTTCCAGGAAAACCACAGAAAGTCTCTGCTTGATGGAAGATCTGAAGAGGCACAGTCAAGAAAAGGATATAGAGCAAAAAGAACTAATCCAGCAACTTCAGCACCTTCAGGATACAGGTTTAGAAAAGGACAATCGTGTGTTGGAGGCTGAACAGAAGATATTAGATCTTGAGaaagaaataatttctgtaaaaaCTGAACTGAGAATGAAAGAGCAAGAGATTGAACAAATGCATAAAGAAATGCTGAGAAGCAAAGAAGAGGAGCTGAAGATACTAGAAGATAGGCTTAGCAAAGAAAACACGGTTAAGCTGGCAGAGCTCAAGAAAAAGGCTGAGCAAAAGATTGCTTCTGTTAAGAAACAGCTGATGTCACAAATAAATGAGAAAGAGCAGTGTAAGAAAGATCTGGAAAATCAGTTACAAGATCTAAGAGGGAAAATGCAGGAAAGAGAAGCAAGAATAAAATCTTTAGAGGAAAAAATCCAGTCTTTAGAAAAGTCTTTTGGACTGGAAAAACAAGAGATGGAAAGGGAGGTTCAGAATGTTAAAACAGTTGTGGAGCAAGAAAAAACCAATACATTAGAAAGCCTACAGCAGCAGTATGAAGAAAAACTAAATATTCTACAGAAGAATTTAATGGAAAAAGAGGAACTGTTGCAAAAGCATAGGGCAgagcaagaagaaaaaaatggtGTAGCATCACATATGCAAAAGAAATTTGAAGAACAGCTTAAACAGTTAGAACTATCTGAGAGTAGTCATCAACAGGAGCAAAGTGTAATTATTGGACTCCAACGAGAACTTGATGAACAGAATAAGAGATATTCAAGGCTGTTAGATCagcagcaagagagagagaaaaatttaGCTATTGttaaagaaaaactaaatgaCAAAGAGCAAAAACTCCAGGCACTAGAGAGTACAATTAGTGAGACCCAGAAAATAATTCAAGATAAGGAGGTCATAGTAAAAGAGATGGATGGCTCTGCTACCAAAAAAGAAGAAGTGCATAGACTAAAGATGGAAGCGTTAGTGTCAGAAAATGAAGATAAATTAAGGAAAATCCAAAATCAACTAATTGAGAAGGATGCGATTATAAAAACATTGGAAGAAGGGATGGAGGACAGGAAAAAATCTCATGCAGATCTTCAGAAGCTTCTTGATGATATGCAATTACAACACAAGGAGTTGAAGTTAAAGTTGGAGGAAGCAGAGAGTGAGAAGCAAAAGATGCGTAAAGAAGTGGCCAAACTGCAGAAGGACATACGTAGTTTACGGAAAGAACATCAGAAAGAGCTTGACATAATGAAAAAAGAGCTTGCAGATGAAATGGAAGAGAAAATGAAGTAAGTTGTACTAGAAGTCTTAATTTGGTACAGTAGTTACTTTTAGAAATGGTATTTATATACTAAAGAATGCTTgttttacagtaaaaaaaaaaaaatagaaaatgatggcagattatATCCAGTCTGCatatccataccaactactaatctctgcTATCCCtgcctcttccttagagatcctttatgcttatcctgtgctttcttgaattcaaatactgtcCCCCATCTCCACCACTACCACTGGAAGGCCTTTCTGTGCATCCTCCTTCCTTTCTGTAAAGACAGTTCTTATATATTCCTGAGACAGTTCTTTTTCACCTTTACCTATGCCCCTTTGGTCCAGatcttcctttcatttgaaagaggcagtTTTATAAATAGTATAGGCTTTATACATTTGCACACATTCCAGTTTGGGTTAATATTGCTGAATAAATAGTATGGATGTCagtgtaagatttttttttgtttaaaacaaaGGAAATATTTTGTGAACCACTGATTGGCATCGCTGCCCACCCGATACCGTGGGCTGAGTTTCCTTGTCACATCGCTGCCTACCCAGTAGTCTGGGCTGAGTAACCATGTAGGTCTTTCTCCTTCCAAGTTCAACACCATCTCCGTTGGATCATCCAGCAAAAGTGGCCAGTCTGTGATCCTTTTATCATAGTTCACAGCAACTACAAAATTTCCAAAACGAACGTAATAATCCAAGGCAAAAGTTTAGTCCACGATCCCTTTGTAGTTCTTTGGTAATAGTCCAAACCAAAAGTTTAGTTCACGATTGCCTTGTAGTCTCTAATCCACAGCAAAGATAATAGTCCAGAGGAAAGGGTAGTCTGCGATCACGTCATAAAATCCACCAACAGGCCATCCGCCATTCCCTCCAGCAGCAAGGTCTGTCGCATTCAGCAAGGGGAGAGAATCATCTCCGACTCCTTAGGTTCACCAGCTATGGGGTCTTGAATTGATTGTTCCCTTATGGTTAGGGTGAGTTAGACCAATAtcaaaaaatcccaaaataaacCACTGGTAGATAACAAATAATATAACTAAAAAACCAGGGTCCAATTAGAGAAGGGCAAATGAGAGAACAGAAATAGGGGAATTAATATCGTAGAAGCTCGATTACGTGTGAAAATATATAGTGTTTTTTGAAGTAATCTCAGAGTaaaaactcacccaagcgaggaaACTTCAAAGCGATTTATACCTCTAAGGGTGGCTAAGCTTCTCAATCATGGATATACTCCTATGAATTTTCAATTTTCTTAAGTGAGCAGACACCCAGTGCTCTTTAAAATTAAACTTCACACCCTATTATCCATTCTCTCATAGTCCACCTCCAATGAAAACATTCCAACACTCCAATAAGTAGTGCTACAGAGGTATATTTTCACAAGTCCTTGATGACCAAATGCCCTCTAATATAtcaaaataattgtttttttatgagagaaaaaaagagaatctTTCTCAAATAACTTAGCTTTAGTAGAGGTGGTCCGTTGTTGTATCCTTTTTCATTACAGCATCCTTGATCCACACTTGTACCGTCAAATCCACGCTATACCAATCTAATTATGTATCAACAGACCTTtgtgtaaggagagtaaataaaaagcaagagaaaaaggaaaccgatatggttctccaagcaagtggctgagaaataaaggctaaagagttagcgttccagaaatatagaaaatctcaagaagaggaacacggggaggaataccggatgaaactgaaagaagccaagagagaggtacgtctggcgaaggtgcaagcggaagaacaaatggctagaaatgtaaggaggggcgacaaagatttcttcaggtatattagtgaaaggagaatgactaaaaagggaattgtgagactaaaagatacagcgaaccactatgtagataatgatgaagaaaaagccaatttgctaaatagatacttttgttctgttttcactgaagaaaatcctggagaaggaccgcgacggactggcaaaagtacacctcagaatggaatggatatagcaccgttcacggaagagtgtgtgtatcaacaacttggaaagctaaaggtggtcaaagccatgggaccggaatattgagggagctcaaagaggttctggcgggtcctcttaaagatttgtttaataaatccttggagacaggagaggttcctagggactggagaacggcggaagtggcccctcttcacaaaagtggtgatagggaagaagctggaaactacaggccggtaagcctaacttcggttattggaaaagtaatggaagcgatgctgaaggaaaggatagtgaatttcctggaagcaaataagttgcaagatccgagacaacatggttttaccagagggaaatcgtgccaaacgaatctcattgaattctttgattgggtaactggagaattgaatcatcgacgtgctatagacgtaatctacttagattttagcaaagcttttgacacggttccccacaggaggctcttaaataaactagatgggctgaagatagtcCCGAGTGGTGAACtgtattaggaactggttgatggacagacgacagagggtggtggtaaatggagttcgctcggaggagggaaaggtgagtagtggagtgcctcagggatcggtgctggggccaattcttttcaatatatttgtgagtgacattgccgaagggttagaaggtaaagtttgcctatttgcggatgatactaagatttgcaacagagtggacacccgggagggagtggaagcatgaaaagggatctgaggaagctagaagaatggtgtaaggtttggcaattaaaattcaatgcgaagaaatgcaaagtgatgcatttagggagtagaaatccacaagagacttatgtgttaggcagtgagagtctgataggtactgagggggagagggatcttggggtgatagtatccgaggatctgaaggcgacgaaacagtgtgacaaggcagtggccgtagcgagaaggttgctaggctgtatagagagaggtgtgatcagcagaagaaaggaagtgttgatgcccctgtacaagtcgttggtgaggccccacctggagtattgtgttcagttttggaggccgtaccttgcgaaggatgttaaaaaaatggaagcggtgcaaagaaaagctacgagaatggtatggggtttgcgttccaagacgtatgagcagagacttgctgaccggaacatgtataccctggaggaaaggaggaacaggggtgatatgatacagacgttcaaatacctgaaaggtattaatccacaaaaaaatcttttccggagatgggaaggcggtagaacgagaggacatgaaatgagattgaaggggggcagactcaaaaaagatgtcaggaagtattttttcatggagagggtggtggatgcttggaatgccctctcgtgggaggtggtggagatgaaaatggtaacggaattcaaacatgcgtgggatatgcataaaggaatcctgtgcagtaggaatggatcctcagaagcttagccgaaattgggtggcggagcaggtgggggaagagaggttggtggttgggaggcgaggatagtagagggcagacttatacggtctgtgccagagccggtgatgggaggcgggactggtggttgggaggcggcctagtggttagggtggtggactttggtcctggggaacggaggaactgagtttgattcccggcacaggcagctccttgtgactctgggcaagtcacttaaccctccattgcccgccgcatagagcctgccatgagtgggaaaacgcggggtacaaatgtaacaaaaaaaaatactgctggacagacttgtacggtctgtgccctgaaaaaggcaggtacaatcaaggtaaggtatacacatatgagtttatcttgttgggcagactggatggaccatgtaggtctttttctgcagtcatcttcTATGTACTATGTACTATTTGTAATCCAAATCCATCCTCTGCAAGTTCGACACTGCAGGGTTTCGAATTAAACTTTGTCAGGAACTCCAGAGATATTATAGTGGAGAAGCTGGAAATAACGTATCCCTCCAAAACAACTGTTTCATACTGGAGTGGTAGCGTCttgtttaaatgctcccaggcaggaaatgatgtcataTCTCAGACTCCTCCTCTGATCAATCATCTGTGTCAAAAGTTCAAAAAGGTCAATAATGAACTAAATCACAGTATTCCATTCAATAAGATCATTAAGACCATTGGGAATCAAGTGTCTAACTCAAAAATCCAGAATTGTTCCTTCCGGGTCAAGATCTGTATCAGGTCCCCCCCTCTCAGAGACCGTGTCACCTGATCAATAATCAGCCATCTCGTTTGTGAGAACGGATGACCCTTTTCCACACAATGGGTTACCATAGGAGCTGTCAAAATCTGGTTGCGTAACCTACTTTTGTGTTCAATCAATCTAGTTCTTACTTGCCTCTGGGTACGCCCCACGTATCATAGTTCACACGGGCAGATTATAGCATACACGACATAAGTAGACTCGCATGTTGTGTCTGTCCTGTAATGATACTGTTTGTTAACATTCTTCGGATGCTGCCATTGTTCCCCACTGATGGTTAATTCACAAAACTGACAACGACCACATGGTTTCTGGTCGTGAATTTGTTGCAAGCCGTTCACTCCAATATTTTGATTAGTTCCTCTAACAGTATGTACCAGTTTGTCACGCAAATTAGGACCCCTCCGATAAGCAATACAGGATCGCTGTTGGAACACAGTATGAAAGAGAGTATATCCCAGTGAGTGTTAATAATACGAGCAATCTGCGGAGCCAATTCAGAGTATGTGAGGGCACACACCATTTTTTCTAGAGGTTCCTCTTGTTTATCGAGCAGTAGCAATGGTCGTTGAGAGTACCACGCTCGTTTAAAGGCTCGACGTATACATTGATCAGGGTAACCTCTTTCTTTCAATCGCTCTATCAATATCTCAGACTGTTGACGAAACAGGGTGAGTTAGTGATCACCACGCAGTCCACCCCTactggcccctagtcctagtatttttggaaagcataaacagacgcttcacatctacttgttcaactccgctcattattttataaacctccatcatatctcccctcagccatcttttctccaagctgaagagccctagcttcagcctttcctcatagggaagtcatcccatcccctttttgtcgcccttctctgtaccttttctaattccactatatcttttttgagatgaggcgaccagaattgaacacaatattcgaggtgtggtcgaaccatggagcaatacaaaggcattataacgtcctcatttttgttttccattcctttcctaataatacctaacattctatttgctttcttagccgcagcagcacactgagcagaaggtttcagcgtatcatcaacgacgacacctagatccctttcttggtctgtgactcctaacatggaaccttgcatgatgtaactataatttgggttcctctttcccacatgcatcactttgcactagctcacattaaacgtcacatgccatttagacgcccagggtcctcttataatttttcacaatcctcccgcgatttaacgactttgaatatctttgtgtcatcagcatatttaattatctcactagttactcccatctctaggtcatttataatatgttaaaaagcagtggtcccagcacagatccctggggaaccccattaactacccttctccattgagaatactgaccatttaaccctactctctttgttctatcttttaaccagttttaatccacaatagaaccctacctcctatcccatgactctccaatttcatctggagcctttcatgaggtactttgtcaaacgccttctgaaaatccagatacacaatatcaaccggctcccctttatccacatgtttgttcaccccttcaaagaaatgtagtagaatggtgaggcaagatttcccttcactaaatccatgttgactttgtctcattaatccatgcttttgaatatgctctgtaattttgttctttataatagtctctaccattttgtccgacactgacgtcagactcaccggtctataatttcccggatctcctctggaaccttttaaaaaaaatcgtcGTTACaattgccaccctccaatcttccggtaccatgctcgatatCTTGAAAAGATATAAGTTCgaggttttttttaacattttgaacCATTTGCAGTGACTCAGCTAATTCTGCAATGCACCAGGCTGGCCATATCTTATATTTCATCTTTGTGTTGTCATTTGCGTTGGTTGTGACCAAACCAATTTCCTTTTTGGCTCTTTCCTGTTCTTATCACTTTTTTCCTTAGTTTCCCTGCCTCCCTTTCTTCTACCTCCCCTTTTCTACTGGTCCTTGTCTATGTTCTCCTGCAGATTACAAGATGTCAATCTTGTTTGTTTGACAGCTGGTACCCTACTCTTTCATTTAGCCTCTTTGCTCATCTCAGTAGCATCTCCTGTGAATTCCTTGGTATCATTCTATTCATTTAGAGTTTACCTGTTGAACTGTCTTTGCTGTTCTTGCTCCAACTCTCTGGAACCAATTATCTTTCTCTCAAACTTTCTACTTATTGAGGTTTCACGATCAAAATTCAAATCCAGGTTAAAGATCTGGCTTTTTGAGCAAGCCTTTGGGACCCACCATTGTGGTAATTGATTGAGTCATTGCTTTGTCAGGGCTTCAGGATCCTCTTCCCAGAGCATCAGCCACCCTGGGCTTTTCCAACTTGTTCCTTGCTCCTTTATGTTTTTGCTCTCATGGTGGCCATATAAATCTGTATTGCAACTCCCAGGGTTGTCTTCAACATTAGGTGGTTAAGCTTGAAGGGGAAGAATGTATTGTAGATTTTagatacttctgtattatgtactagacttctacaaatctaaattttgtaactgcctttttagcaatatgtaaaccacattgaacctgccatatggtgggaaaatgtggaatacaaatgcaataaataaataaataaataaataaatagatgacaTTTCTGATCAACTTTACTGGCCCTAAAGATGACTTCTGAAACACTATTTCCTTCATAGTAGTCACCTTGGTCATGAATCAAACCCCAGGGCCTTCCTGTCAGTGGACAGAATGCAGACCCTCATTTATCATGTCCATGGTGTAAAAACAGCAGTCAAAGTTACAGCCAGATCTTCAGATGCTAGGTCACATGGATGCAGCAGTCCATgtagtgcagtgtttcccaaattggtCCTTGATTACCCCCTTGACAATCAGGGTTTCAgaatatccatgatgaatatgcatgaaagagatttgtattcAGTGGAGGTGGTGTATGCAAATCAGtcttttgcatattcattggagatatcctgaaaacgtgactggcaagggggtactccaggactgacttgggaaacactgatatgTATTGCTTTTTGCCTATCTAAAGTTGAGGCATCTAAGGTGGAACTTAAAATTCTAGCAGACTCGATCTCtctgggaggaagtgacatcaggagCTGGGAGCTTAGACAgaagtttatttcacaaaaagaaCTGGACTCGAGATGAATGCGCAGCTGTGCATGTCTGAGGATTGAATCTGTGCATTTATACACTTCTGCCTTACATTTCTTATTGGTTCACCATTAATAGATGCTTTAGAACTCTCAGATATTTCAACACTTGCAAAccacagggactcctgaagcaggcctctaCGGCCAAAACATGATTTGTGTCAAATCCAGtactttttgtgaaataaacttctgatgtgaactctttaaGTCTGTTGGATGTTTTTTCATCATCTATGTTGCTTCCTTCGCTGTGTATGCCTGCCTG
This genomic interval from Microcaecilia unicolor chromosome 1, aMicUni1.1, whole genome shotgun sequence contains the following:
- the LOC115471783 gene encoding golgin subfamily A member 4-like isoform X2; amino-acid sequence: MESLFRSPMKEALFRSSSKESLVRSSSRESLNRLDMESPGPMFDPSSDIESEAEEVPGSLDGLSKEQLFQRLRQMERSLGNYRGKYSELVTNYRTLHREKEKLQSILSQSQDKALRRIGELREELQMDQQAKKHLQEEFDASLEEKDQLISVLQTQISLLKQKLGSGQMSIELPDQSAQPESETQSSMQEIGTENVLGSGDGVNDASKTLEALQVRVRRQENLLQRCKEMIRSHKERSSQLSNEKEALQEQLEERFQELEKIKDLHTTEKTKLITQLRDAKNLVEQLEQDKGMVIAETKRQMHETLEMKEEEISQLRSRVKQMSAQCDELREQKEKSEKSAFEELEKALGASQKVEEKQRRGKAEMDEQIKAIEIASEEERRSLQQELTRVKQEVVDIMKQKSSEERIAELEKEHANALTCKEQELKQRLQNQEKEFQEQMKSVLERNRAESLTIIQEKEQQSSLALEELELQKKAMQSQNENQLQDFQQELETFRTRVLELESSLVKCSQDGKNLSLEMSTQIESLKNQHNVEITNMVAKHKEELDYIRKEQEQLWTEKLQLLKQEHQLLLQEIQEKHKQELEMQLKEKENAFHTHVKQMNEKTLEKLDVKQTELEALSAELSEAAQVRLSLEQKLSMLEDTKVTLRQEWEAMLEQERDQHKVQIESIEKEHTASAEGVEKALREEISCFKLLIEEKGKHLEELLSQEQKLKEITEKAETELKVVSAKLEDANQWHQKYSDGQEKLKLNEAQLTALQQTLTIMEADKDRFKEQLTLTESQMNNVSAELESYKSQVQELKQHLEEQSREAVEKIASLTQQFECHIKDLAKEKEQANKKVTEQEEEIVQIKGLQSQQVEDLKQQLSKSEGEISALQSEYENKLKSQGGKMEKIKQKAKDMQETFKNKLSEQEIKLKKELEEKQLQFNEKEKQFNEKMLEMAHASSVGIDDTVSKLELNQKEQLESLTEAHRQKMEELVQTWEKKLGQHIEELQEKHEIELQEKEQQVSELKHKFHIEKEETSKLIMHLKEEQGKKDDSLNELQEQLRQTSSQLSTLSQRGADLTQELEKLKADLNQALHEKTIFQTQLSEVKAAEGKDKIRVNELFNLLEAAEGKLQTLETLHFKEHDDYEEKLEKRLSEIQQKETELQKLSEKITAQIEIYVNEAEVKGKDLNKKCNDKVNALLARILCFQKWTVKVKEAILIQAGRISELEAQIEQITSQHASLTSSLHLSVQDLQEKENQIIAMKDDLQCLILEKDTLKKEWEHQQQDASEKGACITQLKKDLSENMNAVTSVRKELNEKQSQISSLNDLVKELKGKLENSVGFAENEAALSLLRKQHEEDLLKSVNQVQDLSSRLEVLNQEKTSALEQIDHWKNKSADWKKKAEIKFTQSHNTIQELQGKLEIHSKENDEKEQRLQRLKEEFDEQSSNLNSLKDEMGQMQTMKEKHQFDLSSALETQKARVAEMEELISRKTTESLCLMEDLKRHSQEKDIEQKELIQQLQHLQDTGLEKDNRVLEAEQKILDLEKEIISVKTELRMKEQEIEQMHKEMLRSKEEELKILEDRLSKENTVKLAELKKKAEQKIASVKKQLMSQINEKEQCKKDLENQLQDLRGKMQEREARIKSLEEKIQSLEKSFGLEKQEMEREVQNVKTVVEQEKTNTLESLQQQYEEKLNILQKNLMEKEELLQKHRAEQEEKNGVASHMQKKFEEQLKQLELSESSHQQEQSVIIGLQRELDEQNKRYSRLLDQQQEREKNLAIVKEKLNDKEQKLQALESTISETQKIIQDKEVIVKEMDGSATKKEEVHRLKMEALVSENEDKLRKIQNQLIEKDAIIKTLEEGMEDRKKSHADLQKLLDDMQLQHKELKLKLEEAESEKQKMRKEVAKLQKDIRSLRKEHQKELDIMKKELADEMEEKMK